From Planctomycetota bacterium, one genomic window encodes:
- a CDS encoding BatA domain-containing protein yields the protein MSFETPGALWGLLTLALLALFSLWRQAAARTVVPSLLLWKKIPERNPPLRALRRPRWRIDLLFQALAVTCLVLALAGPYVASSRPKPRRVALVLDTSARMLAGGKWERARREAARWVEEKLSGDEVAFYASDPSPRRAERLEEIRPVHAHVDLGPLLAVARSQADEVVVFSDRPVEGAHLRLLAGPAGNVGIVEFTAAEDELFARVVNHGPPRSVRVRWSVDGEAREEERTLESGVSAWSRRGDFRKARRVSIEVRAEDGFALDDRGDAVRLEPDRIVVSLSGQRVPLLERALRAAAGVELRYDGGAGQVAIGVDEEPPAGELRVRIHPPRGALEGEAVVARHPLMEGLERRAAEELVPAGVGELPAGAREGEPLLVVGGRRAAAIRGREVHLSIDCAPDRWPATVSFPIFWANVIDFARRGASGWKVFRTGRPVELPAKARIVDPSGRESAPSRTFLGYEVGEYVLRFADGERRIRTSLLDERESDTAGEARDLDWNPADPAGREPLRRSLAGLGAAAALGFLALAWLAQARGD from the coding sequence ATGAGCTTCGAGACGCCGGGGGCGCTCTGGGGGCTCCTGACGCTGGCGCTCCTGGCGCTTTTCAGCCTGTGGCGCCAGGCGGCCGCGCGCACCGTGGTCCCGAGCCTTCTGCTCTGGAAGAAGATTCCGGAGCGCAACCCGCCGCTCCGGGCGCTGCGGCGGCCGCGGTGGCGGATCGATCTCCTCTTTCAGGCGCTCGCGGTGACGTGCCTCGTTCTGGCTCTGGCCGGCCCGTACGTCGCCTCGTCGCGTCCGAAGCCTCGAAGGGTGGCGCTGGTTCTGGACACGTCGGCCCGGATGCTGGCCGGAGGAAAGTGGGAGCGAGCCCGGCGGGAGGCGGCGCGCTGGGTCGAGGAGAAGCTTTCGGGCGACGAGGTGGCGTTCTACGCCTCCGATCCTTCTCCGCGCCGCGCGGAGCGCCTCGAGGAGATCCGGCCGGTTCACGCGCACGTCGATCTCGGTCCGCTCCTGGCGGTGGCGCGTTCGCAGGCCGACGAGGTGGTCGTCTTTTCCGACCGGCCGGTCGAAGGGGCGCATCTGAGGCTCCTGGCCGGTCCCGCGGGCAATGTGGGGATCGTGGAGTTCACCGCGGCGGAGGACGAGCTTTTTGCGCGCGTGGTCAACCACGGTCCGCCGCGGTCCGTGAGGGTGCGGTGGAGCGTGGACGGTGAGGCGCGGGAGGAGGAGCGGACGCTCGAGTCGGGCGTCTCGGCGTGGTCGCGGCGGGGCGACTTCCGCAAGGCGCGGCGCGTGTCGATCGAAGTGCGGGCGGAGGACGGCTTCGCGCTGGACGACCGGGGGGACGCGGTTCGTCTGGAGCCCGATCGAATCGTGGTTTCGCTTTCCGGCCAGCGGGTGCCGCTTCTGGAGCGCGCCCTTCGGGCGGCGGCGGGGGTGGAGCTCCGGTACGACGGCGGCGCGGGTCAGGTGGCGATCGGCGTGGACGAGGAGCCGCCGGCGGGGGAGCTTCGCGTGAGGATTCATCCGCCGCGGGGGGCGCTCGAAGGGGAAGCGGTCGTCGCGCGGCATCCTCTCATGGAGGGGCTGGAGCGGCGGGCCGCGGAGGAACTAGTGCCGGCGGGGGTGGGGGAGCTCCCGGCGGGGGCGCGGGAAGGAGAGCCGCTTCTCGTCGTGGGCGGCCGGCGCGCGGCCGCGATCCGGGGTCGCGAAGTGCATCTTTCGATCGACTGTGCGCCGGACCGGTGGCCGGCCACGGTCTCGTTTCCCATCTTCTGGGCGAACGTGATAGACTTTGCGAGGCGCGGCGCCTCGGGCTGGAAGGTGTTCCGTACGGGGCGGCCCGTGGAGCTTCCGGCCAAGGCGCGGATCGTGGACCCTTCCGGCCGCGAGAGCGCGCCCTCGCGGACCTTTCTCGGGTACGAGGTCGGAGAGTACGTTCTGAGGTTCGCAGACGGCGAACGGAGGATTCGGACGAGCCTCCTGGACGAGCGGGAGTCGGACACGGCGGGCGAGGCGCGGGATCTCGATTGGAATCCCGCGGACCCGGCGGGTCGGGAGCCGCTCCGAAGGTCCCTGGCCGGCCTGGGGGCGGCGGCGGCTTTGGGGTTTCTGGCGCTGGCGTGGCTGGCGCAGGCGCGGGGGGATTGA
- a CDS encoding response regulator has product MGKTILAIDDSKKILDIIRYFLEQEGYSVKAVQDPREGLKVAREGGIDLILLDIMMPGMDGYTVFDRLKKDPATQEIPVVMLTAKAIILHTPKDFFYGLYGFLAKPFSKQQLVKVVGEALRVTQEEREGADGKGEASDPELPESETPNHLS; this is encoded by the coding sequence ATGGGCAAGACCATTCTCGCGATCGACGACTCGAAGAAGATCCTCGACATCATCAGGTACTTCCTCGAGCAGGAGGGGTATTCGGTCAAAGCGGTCCAGGATCCGCGGGAGGGGCTAAAGGTCGCCCGCGAGGGGGGGATCGACCTCATTCTGCTCGACATCATGATGCCCGGGATGGACGGCTACACGGTGTTCGACCGCCTCAAGAAGGATCCGGCGACGCAGGAGATTCCCGTCGTCATGTTGACGGCCAAGGCGATCATTCTGCACACCCCGAAGGATTTCTTCTATGGGCTCTATGGATTCCTGGCCAAGCCCTTCTCCAAGCAGCAGCTCGTGAAGGTCGTGGGGGAGGCGCTCCGGGTGACTCAGGAGGAGCGGGAAGGAGCGGACGGGAAGGGGGAGGCGTCCGATCCCGAGCTTCCGGAATCGGAGACGCCCAATCACTTGTCCTGA
- the aroC gene encoding chorismate synthase yields MLRYVTAGESHGKCLIALIDGVPYGTPVSLEAVNAELQRRQGGYGRGARMKLEKDEAEILTGVRKGHTLGSPLTLQIANRVQNAEDLNPITRPRPGHADLAGAMKYGTQDARDVAERSSARETAARVAAGAFAGSFLTHFGIRVLGYVVEVGGISSDARIDDPDELVRVRDESLFYTLDRSLDDRIRARVDEARAAGDTLGGVFEVRVFGAPPGLGSHAGWEHKLDGALARALMSVQTVKAVEVGLGFEAARRPGSQMHDEIVMGPDGRLGRSRNNAGGIEGGMTNGQPVVVRAACKPISTLRKPLQTVDLASKEQAQALYERSDVCVVPAASVIGQAVVAFEIARAFLDKFGGDTFEETRRRHEEYRRQLERYGR; encoded by the coding sequence ATGCTCCGCTACGTGACGGCCGGGGAATCTCACGGCAAGTGTCTGATCGCCCTGATCGACGGAGTCCCGTACGGGACGCCGGTGTCTTTGGAGGCGGTCAACGCCGAGCTTCAGCGTCGCCAGGGGGGATATGGGCGCGGGGCGCGGATGAAGCTGGAGAAGGACGAGGCGGAGATCCTCACGGGGGTACGCAAGGGGCATACGCTCGGAAGTCCCCTGACCCTGCAGATCGCCAACCGCGTCCAGAACGCGGAGGATCTCAATCCGATCACGCGTCCCCGACCCGGCCATGCGGATCTGGCGGGGGCGATGAAGTACGGCACGCAGGACGCGCGGGACGTGGCGGAGCGGTCGAGCGCCCGGGAGACGGCGGCGCGGGTGGCGGCCGGGGCGTTCGCCGGGTCCTTTCTGACGCACTTCGGCATCCGCGTCCTGGGATACGTGGTCGAGGTCGGCGGGATTTCGAGCGATGCGCGGATCGACGACCCGGACGAGCTTGTGCGGGTGCGGGACGAGTCGCTCTTCTATACGCTCGACCGGTCGCTGGACGACCGGATCCGGGCGCGGGTGGACGAGGCGCGGGCGGCGGGGGACACGCTGGGGGGCGTCTTCGAGGTGCGGGTCTTCGGGGCGCCGCCGGGGCTGGGGAGTCACGCCGGGTGGGAGCACAAGCTCGACGGCGCTCTGGCGCGCGCGCTCATGTCGGTGCAGACGGTGAAGGCGGTCGAAGTGGGGCTGGGGTTCGAGGCCGCGCGCCGGCCGGGTTCCCAGATGCACGACGAAATCGTGATGGGGCCGGACGGCCGGCTGGGGCGTTCGCGCAACAACGCCGGCGGGATCGAAGGCGGGATGACCAACGGGCAGCCCGTCGTGGTCCGGGCGGCCTGCAAGCCGATTTCCACGCTGCGCAAGCCGCTTCAGACCGTGGATCTGGCCTCCAAGGAGCAGGCGCAGGCGCTCTATGAGCGGTCGGATGTCTGCGTGGTGCCGGCCGCCAGCGTCATCGGCCAGGCGGTGGTCGCCTTCGAAATCGCGCGGGCGTTTCTGGACAAGTTCGGCGGCGACACGTTCGAGGAGACCCGCCGGCGCCACGAGGAATACCGCCGGCAGTTGGAGCGGTACGGGCGATGA